The Arachis ipaensis cultivar K30076 chromosome B07, Araip1.1, whole genome shotgun sequence genome includes a window with the following:
- the LOC107608549 gene encoding serine/threonine-protein phosphatase 5, translating to MEVDNSNVSKAEEFKRSANEAFNAHRFTQAIELYTQAIELNDKNAVYYANRAFAHLRLEEYGSAIQDATRAIEVDPKYSKGYYRRGAAHLAMGKFKEALKDFQQVKKMCPNDTDASKKLKECEKAVMKLKFEEAIAVPEHQRRPIADSIDFHSIDVEPQYSGARIEGDVVTLDFVKKMMDDFKNQKCLHKCYAFQIVLQTREMLKALPSLVDINVPDGKHFTVCGDVHGQYYDLLNIFELNGLPSEENPYLFNGDFVDRGSFSVEVILTLFAFKCMCPSGMYLARGNHESKNMNKIYGFEGEVRSKLNETFVELFSEVFCCLPLAHLINEKIFIVHGGLFSVDGVKLSDIRAIDRFCEPPEEGLMCELLWSDPQPLPGRGPSKRGVGLSFGADVTKRFLQDNNLDLVVRSHEVKDEGYEIDHDGKLITVFSAPNYCDQMGNKGAFIKFEAPALKPNIVTFSAVPHPDVKPMAYANNFLRLFS from the exons ATGGAAGTTGACAATTCTAACGTTTCGAAAGCTGAAGAATTCAAGCGCTCTGCGAATGAAGCATTCAATG CTCACAGATTTACTCAAGCTATTGAACTATATACGCAAGCAATTGAACTAAACGATAAAAATGCGGTTTACTATGCTAATCGTGCCTTTGCGCATCTTCGGCTTGAGGAATACGGTAGTGCCATACAAGATGCTACAAGGGCAATTGAAGTTGATCCTAAATACTCAAAG GGGTATTATAGGCGAGGTGCAGCTCATCTTgctatgggaaaattcaaggaggCTCTAAAAGATTTTCAGCAG GTCAAGAAAATGTGCCCAAATGACACTGATGCATCAAAGAAATTGAAGGAGTGTGAAAAAGCCGTTATGAAACTTAAATTTGAAGAAGCAATTGCTGTGCCAGAGCATCAAAGACGTCCAATAGCCGACTCCATAGATTTCCATTCTATAG ATGTGGAGCCACAATATTCAGGAGCAAGAATAGAGGGGGATGTTGTTACTTTGGATTTTGTGAAGAAAATGATGGATGATTTCAAGAATCAAAAGTGCTTACACAAATG TTATGCATTCCAGATTGTATTGCAAACCAGAGAAATGTTGAAAGCTTTGCCTTCTCTTGTGGATATAAATGTTCCCGATGGCAAACATTTTACTGTTTGTGGTGATGTGCATGGCCAG TACTATGATCTCTTGAATATTTTTGAGCTCAACGGGCTTCCCTCTGAAGAGAATCCATACCTATTTAACGGTGACTTTGTTGATAGAGGATCATTTTCTGTGGAGGTCATCCTCACTTTGTTTGCATTTAAGTGCATGTGTCCTTCAG GCATGTATCTAGCTAGAGGAAATCATGAGAGTAAGAACATGAACAAGATATATGGTTTTGAGGGCGAGGTGCGCTCAAAGTTGAATGAAACATTCGTGGAACTGTTTTCAGAAGTATTTTGCTGTTTACCCTTGGCTCATTTGATAAATGAGAAAATTTTCATAGTTCATGGAGGTCTATTTAGTGTGGATGGGGTCAAACTGTCTGATATCCGAGCAATTGACCGATTCTGTGAGCCTCCAGAAGAAG GACTGATGTGTGAATTGCTTTGGAGTGATCCGCAACCACTCCCTGGAAGAGGTCCAAGCAAGAGGGGCGTAGGTCTCTCTTTCGGTGCGGATGTCACGAAAAGGTTTTTGCAAGATAATAACTTAG ATTTAGTTGTACGATCTCATGAAGTAAAGGATGAGGGCTACGAGATTGATCATGATGGTAAACTCATAACTGTTTTCTCTGCTCCAAATTACTGTGACCAG ATGGGGAACAAAGGTGCCTTTATTAAGTTTGAAGCACCTGCTTTGAAGCCTAACATTGTTACATTCTCAGCAGTG CCACACCCTGATGTGAAGCCAATGGCTTATGCAAACAACTTTCTCAGGTTATTTTCATAG
- the LOC107608547 gene encoding probable LRR receptor-like serine/threonine-protein kinase At1g07650 produces MENNLDHCCCSKLLLFLLLGSTSLVFLSHLASAATPKLNIEEVKALKEIGKKLGKKDWDFGVDPCSGEGNWNMSDKKSFQSFVACDCFSFNQSSCHLVSIYLKAENLSGTLSPEFSKLHYLKILDLSRNLITGSIPQQWASMNLVELSLMGNKLSGPFPKVLTNITTLKNISIEGNYFTGPIPNEIGKLINLEKIILSSNGFTGTLPASLSKLTKLNDLRLSDNSFSGRIPDFISNWTSIEKLHMQGCSLEGPIPSSISALTRLSDLRISDLKGTKGSSFPPLSNMKSMKTLILRKCLIKGNIPDYIGRMEKLKMLDLSFNGLSGKIPESFSNLDKLDYMYLTGNMLSGTIASWILRTSKNVDISSNNFNWDSSSPVECQRGGTLNLVEGYSSSADTQSRIPTCLKRNFPCPASVTKYSHSMNINCGGPEANVSGRVYEVDREGRGASMLYYPTQGWALSSTGNFMDNDIDSDPFIVTNASRLVNVSALNSELYTTARVSPLALTYYGLCLINGNYTVELHFAEIMFINDRSFYSLGRRIFDVYIQGKLVLKEFDIQKAAGGTGKPIVKTFNATVTEHTLKIHFYWAGKGTTGIPTRGVYGPLVSAISVEPNFPVPSENGHKSYIILLAACIVAAVGVLVLILLGVMRRKGYIGGSNAVYKELRGIDLQTGLFTLKQIKAATKNFDVANKIGEGGFGSVYKGLLLDGTVIAVKQLSSKSKQGNREFVNEIGMISGLQHPNLVKLYGCCAEGNQLILIYEYMENNCLSRILFGKDLDRKVKLDWPTRKKICLGIARALAYLHEESRIKIIHRDIKTSNVLLDKDFNAKVSDFGLAKLNEDDKSHVSTRIAGTIGYMAPEYAMRGYLTDKADVYSFGVVALEIVSGKSNTNYRPNEEFVYLLDWAYVLQERGNLLELVDPDLGSEYSTKEAMVMLNVALLCTNASPTLRPTMSQAVSMLEGWTDIQDILSDPGYSAYSSNSRYKSMRNHFWQNPSRSQSMSTYSTMYADANSSHSLIETEGSYHLVKVNSDMSDN; encoded by the exons ATGGAGAATAATTTAGACCATTGCTGTTGTTCCAagctccttctttttcttctccttggTTCAACTTCATTGGTTTTCTTGTCACATTTGGCTTCTGCTGCCACACCAAAACTCAACATTGAAGAAG TGAAGGCATTGAAAGAGATAGGGAAGAAGTTAGGGAAGAAGGATTGGGACTTTGGTGTTGATCCTTGCAGTGGAGAAGGGAATTGGAACATGTCTGATAAGAAGAGCTTTCAGAGCTTTGTGGCTTGTGATTGCTTTTCCTTCAATCAATCTTCTTGCCATCTTGTAAGCAT ATACTTGAAGGCAGAGAATCTGAGTGGTACTCTTTCACCAGAGTTTTCCAAGCTCCATTATCTCAAGATTTT GGACCTTAGTCGCAACCTCATCACTGGTTCTATACCTCAACAATGGGCTTCCATGAACTTAGTTGAGCT CTCTTTAATGGGAAACAAATTATCAGGTCCATTCCCCAAGGTTCTCACAAATATTACAACTCTCAAAAACAT AAGTATTGAGGGAAATTACTTTACAGGCCCCATCCCAAATGAGATTGGGAAGTTGATCAATCTAGAAAAGAT CATTCTGTCATCAAATGGATTCACTGGAACATTGCCAGCATCACTCTCCAAGTTAACCAAGTTGAATGATCT GAGGCTAAGCGATAATAGTTTCTCCGGGAGGATACCGGATTTCATTAGTAATTGGACATCAATCGAAAAGCT GCACATGCAGGGTTGTTCTCTTGAGGGGCCTATACCTTCTAGCATATCTGCATTGACAAGATTGAGTGATTT GAGGATAAGTGACCTAAAAGGTACTAAAGGCTCTTCTTTCCCACCACTGAGTAATATGAAATCCATGAAGACACT GATACTGAGAAAATGCTTGATCAAAGGAAATATCCCTGATTATATAGGAAGAATGGAAAAACTGAAAATGTT AGATTTGAGTTTCAATGGCTTGAGTGGGAAGATACCTGAATCTTTTTCCAACCTTGAcaaacttgactacat GTATTTAACTGGGAACATGCTATCAGGGACCATAGCAAGTTGGATCCTTAGAACTAGTAAAAATGT GGATATCTCTTCCAATAACTTCAACTGGGATAGCTCTAGTCCAGTTGAATGTCAAAGAGGAGGGACCTT AAACCTTGTTGAGGGATACTCCTCATCCGCGGATACACA AAGTAGGATTCCTACATGCCTTAAAAGGAACTTTCCATGCCCTGCCTCAGTTACCAAAT ATTCTCACTCCATGAACATAAACTGTGGTGGACCGGAAGCAAATGTCAGCGGCCGTGTTTATGAAGTCGACAGAGAAGGAAGAGGTGCATCAATGTTGTATTACCCTACTCAGGGATGGGCTCTAAGCAGCACTGGGAACTTCATGGACAATGACATTGACTCTGATCCCTTTATTGTGACTAATGCTTCAAGACTTGTAAATGTCTCTGCACTCAATTCAGAACTTTACACTACAGCTCGTGTTTCGCCCCTTGCTCTGACATACTATGGCCTATGCCTTATCAATGGAAACTACACTGTTGAGCTTCACTTTGCAGAGATTATGTTTATCAATGACAGGTCATTTTACAGTCTCGGAAGGCGAATTTTTGATGTGTACATCCAG GggaaattggtgttgaaagaattTGATATCCAAAAAGCAGCTGGTGGTACTGGCAAGCCAATTGTGAAGACATTTAATGCAACTGTCACAGAACATACATTGAAAATTCACTTCTACTGGGCTGGAAAGGGCACAACCGGCATACCGACTCGAGGAGTTTATGGACCTCTAGTATCTGCTATCTCAGTAGAGCCTA ATTTCCCAGTACCATCAGAAAATGGCCACAAAAGCTACATCATTCTGCTAGCTGCTTGTATAGTTGCTGCTGTTGGAGTACTTGTTCTTATTTTGTTGGGTGTAATGAGGAGAAAGGGATATATAGGAGGAAGCAATGCAGTGTATAAAG AACTTAGGGGTATAGATCTGCAGACAGGATTGTTTACTTTAAAACAAATCAAAGCAGCAACTAAAAACTTTGATGTAGCTAATAAAATTGGTGAAGGTGGCTTTGGTTCTGTTTACAAG GGGCTACTATTAGATGGAACTGTAATTGCAGTAAAGCAACTCTCATCAAAATCAAAGCAAGGAAACCGTGAGTTTGTGAATGAGATAGGAATGATATCAGGGCTTCAACATCCAAATCTGGTTAAGCTTTATGGATGTTGTGCTGAGGGTAATCAGTTAATACTGATATATGAGTATATGGAAAACAATTGTTTATCTCGGATACTATTTG GTAAGGATCTAGACAGAAAAGTGAAACTGGACTGGCCAACCAGGAAGAAGATTTGTCTTGGTATAGCTAGAGCTTTAGCTTATCTCCATGAAGAGTCCAGAATCAAGATCATTCATAGGGATATAAAGACTAGTAATGTCTTACTAGACAAGGATTTCAATGCCAAAGTTTCGGATTTTGGTTTGGCTAAACTCAATGAAGATGACAAAAGTCATGTTAGCACTCGAATTGCAGGAACAAT TGGTTATATGGCTCCTGAGTATGCAATGCGTGGCTATTTAACTGACAAAGCAGATGTGTATAGCTTTGGGGTGGTTGCATTGGAAATCGTTAGCGGAAAGAGCAACACAAATTACAGACCTAATGAGGAATTTGTTTATCTTCTTGATTGG GCATATGTCTTGCAAGAAAGAGGAAATCTTCTAGAGCTTGTTGATCCAGATTTGGGGTCAGAATATTCAACAAAAGAGGCAATGGTAATGCTAAATGTGGCTCTACTATGTACTAATGCATCTCCAACACTAAGACCAACAATGTCACAAGCTGTGAGCATGCTTGAAGGTTGGACAGACATTCAAGATATACTTTCTGATCCTGGATATTCAGCTTATAGTTCAAATTCAAGATATAAGAGTATGAGGAATCACTTCTGGCAGAATCCAAGTAGATCACAAAGCATGTCAACATATAGTACTATGTATGCTGATGCTAATTCCTCTCACTCACTTATTGAAACAGAAGGGAGTTACCATCTTGTAAAAGTTAACTCAGACATGTCAGACAACTGA
- the LOC107608552 gene encoding ubiquinone biosynthesis O-methyltransferase, mitochondrial codes for MALNVTIHRILRHRRFLNSANSTLHLTNTRCFSHAPSPSPSQSSKANDKDPHSGSSSLKDNELAKFAAISDTWWDSEGPFKPLHLMNPTRLAFIRSTLCRHFKRDPYSTRPFERLKIVDVGCGGGILSEPLARLGATVTGVDAVEKNIKIARLHADLDPTTSTIEYCCTTAEKLVEEGRTFDAVMALEVIEHVANPEEFCKSLAALTNPDGATVVSTINRSMRAYATAIVAAEYILHWLPKGTHQWSSFLTPEELAMILHRAGINVEEMAGFVYNPLTGRWLLSDDISVNFIAFATKSQNAI; via the exons ATGGCTTTGAACGTCACCATCCACCGCATTCTTCGTCATCGTCGCTTCCTCAATTCTGCTAATTCCACTCTGCATCTCACCAACACTAGGTGCTTCTCCCATGCTCCATCACCTTCTCCCTCTCAGAGTTCCAAAGCTAATGATAAAGATCCTCATTCAGGTTCATCTTCCTTGAAGGACAACGAGCTCGCCAAGTTTGCCGCCATTTCTGATACCTG GTGGGATTCTGAAGGCCCTTTCAAACCTTTGCATCTCATGAATCCTACAAGACTTGCTTTCATCAGGTCTACACTCTGTCGACATTTTAA GAGGGACCCTTATAGTACACGACCCTTTGAAAGACTTAAAATTGTTGATGTAGGGTGTGGAGGAGGAATTCTTTCTGAG CCATTGGCTCGCTTGGGAGCTACCGTGACAGGCGTCGATGCTGTAGAGAAGAATATCAAGATTGCTCGACTTCATGCT GATTTGGATCCAACGACATCAACTATTGAGTATTGTTGCACAACAGCTG AGAAGTTAGTTGAAGAAGGAAGAACATTTGATGCAGTAATGGCCTTAGAG GTGATCGAGCATGTTGCGAATCCTGAAGAGTTCTGCAAATCTCTGGCAGCATTAACAAATCCAGATGGAGCCACTGTTGTATCAACAATCAATCGATCAATGCGAGCATATGCAACTGCCATTGTTGCCGCAGAATACATTCTCCACTGG CTTCCAAAAGGCACACATCAATGGTCCTCCTTTCTTACCCCGGAAGAACTAGCCATGATCCTACATCGTGCTGGCATCAAT GTGGAGGAGATGGCAGGATTTGTGTACAACCCTCTAACAGGAAGATGGTTATTATCAGATGATATCAGTGTCAATTTCATCGCCTTTGCAACCAAAAGCCAAAACGCTATCTAA
- the LOC110264795 gene encoding zyxin-like has translation MQGEKLKRSFQVTCSKCNEKGHNYKTCKGAPSNPNWKPKKKKPKKTVDNSQALVLLPLSKSAPPPEDQNQSQGETLGEPRAGEAAGSAPVPAPFMAQPSAPAQTPFRPPSQVPRMDQPDSNAAAHTFRPKQPIVRPPTSANPPTNPTPHTKKTPTSRGPSKETMKAATSATKRILKS, from the exons ATGCAAGGAGAAAAGCTGAAAAGAAGCTTCCAGGTTACATGTAGCAAGTGCAACGAGAAAGGGCATAATTATAAAACTTGTAAAGGAGCTCCAAGTAACCCGAACTGGaaaccaaagaagaagaaacccaaGAAGACAGTTGACAACTCACAAGCTCTGGTGCTGCTTCCCCTTTCAAAATCAGCCCCTCCACCAGAG GATCAAAATCAATCACAGGGTGAAACATTGGGTGAACCTCGTGCTGGGGAGGCAGCTGGGTCTGCACCAGTTCCTGCACCATTTATGGCCCAACCTTCAGCTCCAGCACAGACTCCATTCAGACCTCCATCCCAGGTGCCAAGAATGGACCAACCAGACTCCAATGCTGCTGCACATACTTTCAGACCTAAGCAACCAATTGTTCGACCACCAACAAGTGCAAATCCACCAACAAATCCAACACCACACACAAAAAAAACTCCAACCAGCAGGGGACCCTCGAAGGAGACTATGAAAGCAGCTACCAGTGCCACAAAGAGAATTCTCAAGTCTTAG
- the LOC107608548 gene encoding citrate synthase, glyoxysomal, whose translation MSSNSETATVVARGRLAMLTAHLRPSSADDVASALQPLRLSVQSSPPPNVKGTLTVVDERTGKKYTIEVSAEGTIKATDLKKITTGKNDKGLKLYDPGYLNTAPVRSTISYIDGDEGILRYRGYPIEELAEKSNFTEVAYLILYGNLPSESQLAEWKFAISQHSAVPQGVLDLIQALPHDAHPMGALVNAISALSIYHPDANPALRGQGVYNSNQVRDKQIARVIGKITTIAAAIYLRITGRPPVLPSNSLSFTENFLYMLDSLGDRSYRPNPKLTRALDIIFILHAEHEMNCSTSAVRHLASSGVDVFTAVAGGVGALYGPLHGGANEAVLKMLSEIGSVENIPEFIEGVKSRKRKMSGFGHRVYKNYDPRAKVLRKLTEEVFAITGRDPLIEVAVALEKVALSDEYFIKRKLYPNVDFYSGIIYRAMGFPPEFFTVLFAIPRMAGYLAHWRESLNDPDTKIMRPHQVYVGEWLRHYNPINERIVSSDADKLGQVAMSNASKRRLAGSGM comes from the exons ATGTCAAGCAATTCCGAAACCGCGACGGTTGTTGCGCGTGGCCGTTTGGCCATGCTCACAGCTCACCTCCGTCCCTCCTCCGCTGATGACGTGGCATCAGCTCTTCAGCCTCTCCGTCTCTCCGTACAGTCGTCTCCGCCTCCGAACGTGAAGGGAACGTTGACCGTCGTGGACGAAAGGACCGGAAAAAAGTACACCATTGAGGTCTCAGCTGAAGGCACGATCAAAGCCACTGATCTCAAGAAG ATAACAACGGGGAAGAATGACAAGGGTCTCAAGCTTTATGATCCAGGATATTTGAACACCGCCCCTGTTAGATCAACTATTAGTTATATCGATGGCGATGAGGGGATTCTTAGATATAGAGGGTACCCAATTGAGGAGCTTGCAGAGAAAAGCAATTTTACAGAAGTAGCCTATCTCATTT TGTATGGAAATTTGCCTTCTGAAAGTCAGCTAGCTGAATGGAAGTTCGCTATATCTCAACATTCAGCTGTTCCACAAGGAGTTTTG gATCTTATACAAGCATTGCCCCATGATGCACATCCTATGGGTGCGCTTGTTAATGCCATAAGTGCTCTATCCATTTATCATCCTGATGCGAATCCTGCTCTCAGA GGTCAGGGTGTTTATAATTCAAATCAAGTGAGAGATAAACAAATAGCACGGGTTATTGGAAAG ATAACAACGATAGCTGCTGCAATTTATCTCAGAATTACAGGAAGACCACCTGTGCTTCCATCCAACAGTCTTTCTTTCACTGAGAATTTCTTATACATGCTAGATTCCCT GGGCGATCGGTCATATAGACCCAACCCTAAGCTAACTCGTGCACTGGACATCATCTTCATCCTGCATGCAGAGCATGAAATGAATTGTTCTACATCCGCTGTTCGACACCTTGCATCAAG tGGTGTTGATGTATTCACTGCTGTTGCTGGGGGTGTTGGAGCTCTATATGGACCTCTTCATGGTGGAGCTAATGAG GCTGTCCTCAAAATGCTGAGTGAAATTGGAAGTGTTGAGAACATTCCGGAGTTCATTGAAGGTGTCAAATCCAG GAAAAGGAAGATGTCTGGTTTTGGTCACAGAGTGTACAAAAACTATGATCCCAGAGCAAAGGTCCTAAGAAAACTGACAGAGGAAGTTTTTGCAATTACTGGCCGGGATCCTCTTATTGAG GTTGCAGTTGCCTTGGAGAAGGTTGCACTATCTGATGAATATTTCATCAAGAGGAAGCTATATCCAAATGTTGACTTCTATTCTGGAATAATTTATAG GGCCATGGGGTTCCCACCTGAGTTTTTCACTGTTTTATTTGCAATCCCTCGAATGGCTGGGTACTTGGCACATTGGAGAGAGTCATTGAATGATCCTGATACGAAGATTATGAGACCTCATCAG GTTTATGTTGGAGAATGGTTGCGACATTATAATCCGATCAACGAAAGGATTGTATCAAGTGATGCTGACAAGCTTGGCCAGGTAGCCATGTCGAATGCCTCAAAGCGGCGGCTCGCTGGATCAGGGATGTAG
- the LOC107608553 gene encoding alkylated DNA repair protein alkB homolog 8 has product MDEEEEEEKDEKAVLEQVFGPSSSSSSSSEEEEEEEEKLQWVAIEQVKGLWICTNFLSHRHQTHLLSAINSHNWFTPTTNNNQAMLFGHLPPWAHHLSHLIRTSSASILPQPLLSREPFFDQMIVNMYLPGQGICPHVDLLRFQDAIAILSLESSCVMHFTPLHSDSLQVPVLLTPGSLVLMSGEARYQWKHQINRNPGFQLWQGNELEQSRRISITLRKLCPDP; this is encoded by the coding sequence atggatgaagaagaagaagaagaaaaggacgAGAAAGCCGTGTTAGAACAAGTCTTCggaccctcatcatcatcatcatcatcatcagaagaagaagaagaagaagaagagaagttgcAGTGGGTGGCAATAGAGCAAGTTAAGGGTCTATGGATATGCACCAACTTCCTCTCTCACCGCCACCAAACCCACCTTCTCTCCGCCATCAACTCCCACAACTGGTTCACTCCCACCACCAACAACAACCAAGCCATGCTCTTCGGCCACCTCCCTCCCTGGGCCCACCACCTCTCCCACCTCATCCGCACCTCATCTGCCTCCATTCTCCCTCAACCTCTTCTCTCCAGAGAACCCTTCTTCGACCAGATGATCGTCAACATGTACCTTCCCGGACAAGGTATCTGCCCCCACGTTGACCTCTTGCGCTTCCAAGACGCCATCGCCATTCTCTCTCTCGAATCTTCCTGCGTCATGCACTTCACTCCCCTTCACTCCGATTCGCTTCAAGTTCCCGTTTTGCTCACGCCGGGCTCCTTGGTTCTCATGTCAGGGGAAGCCAGGTACCAATGGAAGCACCAGATAAATCGCAACCCTGGATTTCAGCTCTGGCAAGGAAATGAATTGGAACAATCTAGAAGAATCTCCATTACTCTCAGGAAACTCTGCCCTGATCCATGA